The region CATGGAGTTCTGGGTGATCTTGTATGGCGGCACCATTTGCTGTTGCAACACGTCTGTTAACGGTGAAAACAGCATGTTTGTTTATTACAATGAAGACGACGCATCAATATGAAGGCAACGATGAAGGGCAGAATCAAGCGTCTTTACTTTTCTCCCTGAAAATGCCAGGGTTCCTGGCCAGCAAGgtctgcagcagcaccggagCGTCTCCCTCTGGCTCATCGCTGCCCAGGTTGTCCTTCAGCTCTCTGTAAATTTGAGGAAATTGAGACAATCGTATCCATTGCATGCAAAAAAAATCCTTGCGCAGTTTTGTTGTCCTACACTCACATGTGCTCTGTGGAGACCTGGTTGAGGCTATGGGCTAACTGGGATGCCAGATTCTCATCTCGACAACCCAAGAGGCAGGAAACGTCCTCTGCGATCCTCCCATTGTATAAGAGGCTCTTAGTGGTGGtggcagggagaggagaggggaggggcagcTGGTTCAACACTGAGGAAAGAGGTGAGGGAACAGTcaagagggagaagagaaagaCAGCGCCAGAAGGAAGAGATAAAACACAGTCAAAAGGTTTAAAGTAGAGCCGGAAGGTGGCGGCGACCACTCACAGTCTGTAAGGCTAGCGATCCCAGCGAGAGTGGTGATGGGAACATGAGGCATATCCCCATTCATGCTgaaggtgagggtgggggagtGTGCTGATACACAGGCAGATCAGGGGGTCGATGGACACCCGtcctcacatctcctgacaCCTGAGAGAGAAATGAGAAACCAAACACGACATGAGTGACTGAAGACTACTGCACCTCcaaattaacctttttttttaaattcaacatACTACCCTAAAGGTGAAACTACACTACACTAGTGGACAACACAATGGCGTGTCCAAAATGAGGGTCATTTGTGCGTTTGCCCCATGGATTAATCTAAATTTTATGCTTCTGATGGTGGGGGAAACTAGAGCCCCTGGAGAAAGCCCACACAGACTCAGAGAGCACATGCCAACTCAACACAGAAGGCCTGTTGTAACTGGggatcaaacccacaaccttcacGACAATAGGTCGAACCACGGTGCCACCGTGCTGCACCCTCAAGATCATATTAACTTGTAGTTGAACAGACTGGATCATCTCTAAATATGTTTTCTGTATTTAAGACATCTCCCTCCCATCTAGAAAGGCACGTAGCTAATACCTGTGCAGAAGGGCAACACAGGGTCTTTAACGctacacacattaacacaacGCTACATGCTAATGTAACCAGCTTTAGGCACAAACAACCCTCAACAAGTTAAAACACGTGTTGCCGTCTCCATGTGTGGACTCATGCACAACAAGCGGACAAATGTCAAGGTTTTTCCCCACGAAAGCTGCTGTACATGAGACAAATAAAATGCTCATGCTCACAATATCACATTCtacatgtttattttaacaGGTAAATAAGTGAGGTGTGGAAGTGGAAGGAATACTAATTCTCTCAATAAACAGTGCTGGTGGCGATATATATGAGAGAAGCAGACATGACAGTCTGGACCATCTTTAATGCCATACGGATTCGTGTTATCTGCACAATTTAGAGTGCAGAGAACATGAATCTGTCTCAATAAATGTGGCATAACAAGCAACACACAAAGCTTCAACCCAAGAGAAATGACAGCTGACTTTTACCTTTTTGTAGAATTCTGTGCAGTCTCGGGCGGACTCACTGACATTTCAGAGAAAAAGCTCTACTCCTTATATCTgtcaaatagaaataaaaaaaaaccagggATGAGCATCAGGGtggggaaaaataaaaggaatcaCACAGTAGTTACACTTTGGTACGAGTCTTATTAGAAAATCTGAGAAGCAAAAGACACTTGCACGACTGGAAAAAGCTCTACTCAGCATTACTAACCCTAAGTTGAATTCATTTAATGGCTTTAGGaggaaatgcaacatttgcttCACAACTTCTCAACTCTTCCGCCGCACAAATCTGGAAATGAGCagctctgtgtgcgtgtgcaccaCTCGGATCAACCCCACACTTTCGCCATGTAAACATTAGCTTTAGCTGTAGCGTGGACGCAATTTATCCGTGTTCTTCCGGACGCAGGGCTCGGCTGACAGCTGTGAGACTGACAGGCAGGAGGCAGCACAAAGGAACAGATGCACTGTGATGGTGGCGGCCGGAATGGGGGGCCGCGTCCTCCACCGCTCCGCCACGGCTTGCAGGCGGGCTGCACGCACGCTCGGAGCAAACACGCTGCGCGTCGCGGTGGACGAGGTGCAAAACACGCGTGTGGATGTGGCCGTGACCAACTCCGAGGATAGTAATCGTGCATCGCTTGCACGCATTCAGCCGTCATTCAAAACATTCCCCGAAACAGAAGCGCAGCCGCAGCCGATGTTCACTCAGCCGAGCTCGAAACTCCAGCAAAGTCAAACACAGCGAAGGGAATCCGACAGCACAAATAACGATGACCCAAACAACTTGGATGCAAGGATCAATTTCAGTGTTTATCCTAGTTGGCTCAATTGCGGACTGCAAGCCCGCTACATGTGAATACAACTAACAACATTTGCAATTGACTTTGCACAGACGAGAAGTTCGGCTCGATTTTTTCACGCCAGGAGTGAAGCTGTTTACACTTAGGATAGCGGCTAATATGAATTATGCTACCCACTCAACAATCGCCAACAACAATAGTCGTGTTTTAAAATCTAGCCAGTGGCGCTAACTAGCTATGCGTGTTGTTGGTTAGCTCCTGTCGCTACTCCCCGTTCAAATAAAAGAGACGGCTATTCAAGAAGACGGAGACGCGCTGACGATTTATACGCGTTAAACAAATGTTCCAAGAGCTCTGGGAAATGCTTTGGGCCGGTGTAAGTGGATGTAACGTTTAATGCTGTGGAAGCGACACTAATTCCGTGGCAACGGCCCAAACCTCGGGCTCGACAAATGACATCCAGTTAAGGCCGTGCGCCTTTGGTGGAGCAAAAACACACCTAGCTAGCCTGGCTGGCTAGTTCGCTAGCTTCCGTTACCTCCCGGGCAACGATTAACGACGTCGTAGGTGGTCTTGCATATGAGAAATTATCAACTGCATTATTAATACCCacaatgtaaaatatttttctgtAAAAACGCAGCTGGGTGATTATATTTACCTTCGGATGTTGCGTTCAAAGGGAGGGGAATGTTTTAGCCTGGTTTGGGTCTGTGTCCGTATCTCTAGCTccccctttcttctctttcgCAGCTCCTCCAGAAGGAACTCGATTGGCTTGCCAGCTAGCTGGTGAGCTAGCTTGCTAGCTATCAACAATAATCCGGGTCGGACTGATTCGTTCTTCTTCCGTCACTCAAAGGTGAATGTTTTAGCGTACATTCGTGGGGAAACATCCGTTCCTCTGAGTTTTAGTCGGTCTGCGCCGACATAAACACTGCGTATAGCAAATTTCGTCAATAAACGAGAAATATGACGATTTTTGCGATCAAGAGGCTCTCCTCTCGTAGAACAAAATGCCGACCGGAAGTTCTGTCGTCTGACTGACCAAAGATCTCAGGAGTGACTCCCCCCACCGGCGCCAAACAAAATGCCATGTCGCCTTTCACCCCgcgccgccagggggcgctgcagcacaAGGCTACAGTGTGCTGTCAACCTCATGACAATCACGCCACCGATCATACTGTGGTACATAATTGAGTAAATACTGCACTTATTGGGAGCAAAATGATTATAGGAAAGTCCGTGACAGCTTATGAATGTGTTGTTGTACAGAGAAACAAGGAACTAATCATTTATTAGCTATGAATGAATCATTGTTTCTATTCAGAAATTTGTTGGAAGTGAAGAAAGTGCTGGCTTTATTTATGCCAAACCATGTTACCTTGGAAACGGTGCTCATACAGACCCGCCATAATACTCAGTAATTCTCCAACACATTGTTTTTGGAGCATTTTATAAATATTGGAGATTATGTGTACAGAAATACACTAAAATTAAAGGTACAAATACTGATTTCAGCTTTTATTaagaaaaaagtgtgtgtgcatatgtatgTAAAAAAACATCACGGTATAAAAAAAACGAGATGCATTAGTAATTATAAACAAGGATTCTCTTTTGtatgagaaaaaaaagtaaaatgggGGAATCGTGCAGATTTTAATACATTTGCATTCCATAGATATATGATTAGAACATTTTGAAATCTTCAATTAAACAAGTACAGTTTAAAAATCTATGGCTAATATTCAAATGTATCTatatgttttttggttttttacattttccatttttgtatGCAAATATTACACTTGTTCTAAAAAAAAGTTCACTCAAAAACTAGACTACAAGTTGATATTAAAACCCATGAACTGGCTGTACAAACAAATGGGTGTGAGGCTTTAATGCTGTTATCTTTTTAACGACCAACCAGATCTCTTCACTGTCAACTTAAAATCCTGTAAATCCTTAAAAAGGAAACACCTGGACATTTAAAGGGAAACAGCGATTTAATCAGCATCCATACATGCTTCTGCACCCATATTAAAAGTTTTGGCACTTAATTTGGTTATTGATGGTGTTCATTTCTTTCAAGCTAACCTTTGagtaaaaaataatattttggtgacttttttttatctaCTGTCTAATGACTTCTATTTATGTTTTCCGTTTGCGTCTGTGTAGGTTGACTTCTGTCTAATTGTTTTAGGGTTCAGATCTCTGGCTGAAATCAACACAAAAGACATAATGACAATAATTTCTGAGTCCAAACACCAAGAAATTAAAACCGAAGAATTTTACACATGTGCAGTCCCCATATCCCAAAAAACTGGGCAGTATGCTCaatttttacacttttttgcACAACAAAACCCAGTGAAAGCGGAGCAGGTCTGCTCCGCAGCAGCGTTCGtttccacagctctgctctcccCTAGTGGAGGACGTGAGTAATCACATGTTTGAGAGTGGATGTGCCATGAGCATCAGAGACCTCTTTGGGATCTAacagcaaaagcaaaaaaataaaaaataaaaaaagtcacCACCAGTGCTATAACAGACACACAGTAACCAACAACAGAATTGTTAAAGAGAaagcaaatgtttttttccagaTTTGAGGAATTTCAAGTGAGCAAATTCCAAACCTAAATAAACTCCGATTGGACAAAATGATGTCTTCTGGAATTGACCTTTACTTTGAGCCAGCAAGCTTGTATGATCAAGATTTACAAATTGAGGAGAGCTCAACTGAAATCTTTACAAGTATGAATCGTATATTCAGAGGATAGTTCACAGCCAGGTCTCCTACATCTTTGTCTCGGTGTCAGGACAAGCCTGGTTCTCATGCTCGTTCTCCTGGCAGACGAGGTTATATGACTTCTTCGGCGCTTCCTCCACCACGGAGCTGCATATCTCAGGGTCATTTTTCAGCAGCTCGTGGCGGGACAAGTGTTCGACGATGCCCGCCCCGATGGAGTCTCCGAGAACATTTGTGACGGTGCGGAAGCGGTCCCTGAGGTGAGGCAGAGAGGGGTCAAAGGCATGGCGTGAGAGAAGTAAGGCAGAAAAGCAAGCATccacaataataaatatattgcaAACATATGACATTTTTCAATCTTTAACACTTACAGGAACCAATCAACTGCAATGATCagggtgatgtcatcagttGGCAGGCCTACGGATGTCAGCACTATGATCATGGTGACCAATCCAGCTTGAGGGATTCCCGCTGCTCCGATACTAGCGGCTGTGGCTGTGATACTGAGGAGTGGAGAAGGAGACGGTGTGGAGTTTATGACGACAGCGAGGAACATTGCAGCGTTGGACAATTTTGACTTTGGAAGGTTTTTAATGCATACCTGATGGTGAGGATCTGTCCAAAGTTGAGGTCATAGTCATTGACCTGAGCGATAAAGATGGCAGCGAGGGCTTCATAGAGAGCTGTGCCATCCATGTTTATGGTGGCACCAACAGGAAGCACAAAGCGGGTCACCCTCTTGTCCACCTTGTTGTTTTCCTCTAAGCATTTAAAAGTGATGGGTAAAGTGGCAGAACTGATGAGGGACCAAGGTGAAGGAAAGTGGGCCACAAAGGAGTAAGAAACATAAGTAAATTTTGTAGAAAAACCATCaaatctctttttctctttgcacACTGGCATACCTGGAGGACGTGCCCAGCGCGGTCACGAGTGCCTGCAGCAGCCCagcaatgaaaacaaatggGTTTTTTCTGGTGATGATGAAGTAGAGCAGTGGCAGGACGATAGTGGCGTGGACAAGCAGGCCACAAATGACCGTGACCGTGTACATTCCCAACTGGCTCCCCatggctgtgatgtcatccatCTCCACAATCTTACCGGCAATCAGAAACAGGATGCCGATAGGTGCGTACCTGAGGATCAGAGGGGCTCACCGTTGATATGGAAATGTCATTCTTCCCCTATGGTCCACCCATCCTGGTACTTACCACATGATTATCGCGACCAGCCTCATGATCGCTTCATTGAGACAGTCAAAGAAGTCCCTGAGGGGCTGTCCCTGTTCCCTCATGCTCCCTATGATCAAACCAAAGCAGAGGGAGAACACCACCAGACCAAGTGCATTGACTCCATTAACTGATCCTGGAACTGGGACTGTCTCCTCTCGGGTTATCTCCTGGCTACCATTGAGTGTGAATATCGTGTCATTCACTGTCATCCTCACATGGACTATCCTCTTGCCATACTGGGTCTTATACTATGTTTttcaaaacaagaaaatggaCAGTAACATAAGGGCGGTTAATAATAGCATCCTTTTTGTCATCTTTGCATTGCCGGCAGATTAAATCTCAATGTCTGTTAAACCTGAAGCTTGCATCTGCGTgaatatttaacattaacatcatctcactacGGATTAAGTGGATTATTGTGAGGGATTCTAAATACTATGAAGGAGGTGGGCCTGTGAGTAAAATTTGCTCTAAAGCCATTAATGTATCAAAATTAGAAAAGGAGGGCAGAGAAGTGGTACCTGTTTGGTGCAGGCCTCTACGAGGTTGGGAGGAAACATGTTCCTAAAACACAAAATTACACAGATACGTGATAGTAAGCGGGTAATAATAAATGATTCATGAACACAGAACACTGGGAATCGGGGAATTTCTTGACTGACTAATGTCAGTATGTCTGGAAAGTTGTGTCCACTTACCTGATAAGATCCAGGAATGCATCAGCCGGGCTGACCTGCTCTATCTTCTGCGTCTTGGAGAACTCGTCCTTCATTCCTCTGCCTGGGTGAATGGCGAGAACCATGACGATACCGATGGTCACGGCGATGATAGTGGTGGTGGTGTAGTAGATCACCGCTCTCATTCCCATTTTTCCGGAAGCCCGGCTGTCCAGAGCTGCCACACCTGTAAAAGTCCCAGCACACAATACTTCTTTATTCATCCACATATGAGGAGGATGTTAATACTTCCAGTAATTGGACCTGTTTAATTACGTTGAGATTATGAAGGAATTCTTcaaataaatgggggggggggggggggggggaagctaTTATCTGAAAACTATATAAACGTTTTCTGGAAAAACCTGCAGTTAGATGTGGATCACACCCATCAGTGACAACAAAGAGGCCTTTGAAACCTAATAAATCTGACCTTTGCTTAATGGAAAGCAAACACCTGCTTTGCAACACCCAGATGTAGATCAACCTTACAAAATACGTCTCCATTCAAAGAATATGTTCTGTTATAACAGAACAGGAGGGCAGATTTCATAACAAAGAATAAATGGAGCTCACTGAATTCTCACATCcgttttttctttcttacacAACACTGGCATGTGTTCCAGTTTTATGGCAGGTTGTTGTGAAAACAGTGACACGGACACATCAGTTACAGATTAACAGGCAGATGCGTGACACAAACTATCCCTTGGAAACAGAAACCTTATCCTGACAGGAAAAAAGAGTCATTGTAGCACGTGTGAATAAGGAGGAGGCTGGATGTTTGGTAACTAATGTCCGCCGCGGTCACGTCACATCAGAACAGTCAAGCAGCGACTGTGCAAAGACGCGTGTCgtcttttcctctgtgctgcattAACGTTGAGTTTAACAGAGGCCACATCCTTTCGTTGACGTTCACTGTTGTTCTTATCTCCACAAGCCCCTCGACTTGCTTTTCGCCTCCTTCCATCATGCATTCTTTCATCCCTAATGCTCTCTACGCCAGACCTGCATCACCTCCTCCTTTTTTACAACTCCCCTTAATACCCCTTGCCTGCCCTTCCTGCCCCTAcctttccccttcctctctttcttgtgCACTGTTCTTATTGCCTCAATCCTCTTTGAGTGCCTCTTTGTCTCTTATTCCTTTTTCTGATGGTCCTGGGAAAATCTGTTGACTTAGTGAGTCCGGCATGCACCCAATAAACCCTGGTCTGTTGTCTGGGCAACGGTGGGCACAGCCTCACCAATTTCATCCTTTGTAGGGGATGAAAAGGGACCAAGAATGAAGCAAAGTCAGGAGAATGACCTTCTCCCTCATTTGGGAAATGTTCAACAAATACAAACGTGCGCCTTGtgagggagaaggtgaagagaaggagaTCGGTCACTGCTGGGCAATAGTTGCCTGTTTTAAACCCTGATAGATatttgaacattttaacatcCAGAATGGCAAATAGTacacatttcataaatgtaGAGACACCAAGCAATTGCTTTCTAATAAAGCATGGATATGAATACATTTCATTAAGGTCCATTCTTCTGTATTTAATGATTATAATTTACTAAAATATACTATTAAATGACCCAAATAATATGAATTAATAACACTTTCCTGATATATTTGGACGTCACATATATCCCGTTTCCctaaatattgtcattttaacTCAACCTGAGTTATTTAATATTCAGGTTCCTTCCTGCTATCCTATTAGATCTATAATGATCCTGGATATGAGCAGAGATTTGAGAATTCAGATCAGACTTATGTCGATCTTCTGAACttaatagttaattatgttTGATATTGCTCAGTCATAACAAAAAATTATTCAGTGACTAAATCTTAAGCTACGACTTCTAATACTACCAAAAATAGACATTTAGAAAACAATCACAACTTCTTTTAGACTACACCATGCTAAAGAAACATTTGACACTCAGATCTAATATATGATTTGTGAAGAGAACAGCTGTCTTCCTTGTCTTCTACATGTTGGTGCTGCAACCATGTGACATGATGTCAGAGGATGTAATATTATTGCCAACCTGCAGCACAAAGCCACTTATTATTAGAAATAATTCTGTCATCCCTTCACTGTGCCGCCTCCTTGCTTTGCCACTGGTGTGTTTGGTTATCTGGTACCGGCATTTTGAGCCTGTTTGAGATTTCCACTGCCCAGTGACTGCAGACAAAAGCATCCACAGACCAGATAGGTGTGATTAGCCAAAGCAGCAATGGTCAGGGAACTCCGTGCATACTTAGATTATGACAGGAAGCCTCCGATTTTTGCCCTTCTGAAATGGAGGCAGCCATTAAAAACAACTAATAGAGTCACAAATTCACCAGTTTTAATATGTGTCTCTTGAGTCGTGACATAACATTGACCATACCTACTGCTGGGCCCAAAACCAACAAACAGCATAGGCTGAACAAACAGTACAGTTGTGACACTTGTGAGGTAAATGTTGATCAAGTGGAGCGCAAAATACCATGTCTACCCAGAAATCACACAgctacaaaacacacagatccAGCTGAaatttttccatattttctgTGTCAGGCTGTGAGGCAAGACTGGAATTCTTTTGGTCATGGCTCATGTTGTTTACGACAAATCAATGCTTTGCAAGCCGTAAGGGTGCCCGTGTGTCTATTTCAGAAAGAAGAGAtttgatataaaaataaaatccaccaGGCTGGAGTGTGTTCACTGCTGGATGTGTGCAGGTTGTTGCACAAATTTGTACTTTCTCTGTTATTCACATGTGCATGAGTAATGTTTCAACCTTGTAATTATTTTATGAGGGAAAGGATTTGAGTAACAAAATTACGTGACAAAAAAGTGCTCACAAACTAGTGCCGAGCATTCTTTTGCACGTTGCTGTACCTTAAAGATGGGctttaaaaatagttttatcaTCTGtttatataaaaacaaaacagccgaACCTGTGATAagactggaaaccagcagaggaagcaccagcatctggagcatcctcatcagcagctctccagggaaggagaagaaggtcaCATCACGATAGGACATGTTGTAACTCCGCAGGCCGAACCCCAGGATGA is a window of Takifugu flavidus isolate HTHZ2018 chromosome 5, ASM371156v2, whole genome shotgun sequence DNA encoding:
- the LOC130525392 gene encoding excitatory amino acid transporter 1-like, with protein sequence MTQNHGENPQRTAAGARHIRARMQTQSLLAMKRVRSIRKNDVKGFFIRNAFVLFTISAVIIGIILGFGLRSYNMSYRDVTFFSFPGELLMRMLQMLVLPLLVSSLITGVAALDSRASGKMGMRAVIYYTTTTIIAVTIGIVMVLAIHPGRGMKDEFSKTQKIEQVSPADAFLDLIRNMFPPNLVEACTKQYKTQYGKRIVHVRMTVNDTIFTLNGSQEITREETVPVPGSVNGVNALGLVVFSLCFGLIIGSMREQGQPLRDFFDCLNEAIMRLVAIIMWYAPIGILFLIAGKIVEMDDITAMGSQLGMYTVTVICGLLVHATIVLPLLYFIITRKNPFVFIAGLLQALVTALGTSSSSATLPITFKCLEENNKVDKRVTRFVLPVGATINMDGTALYEALAAIFIAQVNDYDLNFGQILTISITATAASIGAAGIPQAGLVTMIIVLTSVGLPTDDITLIIAVDWFLDRFRTVTNVLGDSIGAGIVEHLSRHELLKNDPEICSSVVEEAPKKSYNLVCQENEHENQACPDTETKISQRGL